From one Nocardioides sp. Kera G14 genomic stretch:
- a CDS encoding type II secretion system F family protein, whose product MSILTVALLAGSAAALVPPVGPSSALATPTCPTVDAARADDPTASSWMVRFRLGLSGAAGVGVWVFFGGPVGTVLALLGAVACWVFIGRAEPESVRRRRAEVRADLPVLVRLIASGLRSGLAASDAALAAAAALPGAAGSTLGTLLAPLRLGGDPAEVWRRMSVEPGLAPLGRSLLRAHESGSSVAAVIDRLADELAREARGDVEDQARRVGVKAAVPLGVCLLPAFLLLGIVPVVGGLIGSLGL is encoded by the coding sequence ATGAGCATCCTCACGGTGGCTCTCCTGGCTGGCTCCGCTGCAGCACTGGTGCCACCGGTGGGACCGTCGTCGGCCCTCGCTACCCCGACCTGTCCCACCGTAGACGCGGCGCGGGCGGACGACCCCACGGCCTCCTCCTGGATGGTGCGGTTCCGGCTGGGTCTCAGCGGCGCCGCCGGGGTCGGTGTCTGGGTGTTCTTCGGGGGACCGGTCGGCACGGTGCTGGCGCTGCTCGGGGCTGTGGCGTGCTGGGTCTTCATCGGGCGGGCGGAGCCGGAGTCGGTGCGGCGTCGCCGGGCGGAGGTGCGGGCGGATCTGCCGGTGCTGGTGCGGCTGATCGCGAGTGGACTGCGGTCCGGTCTGGCGGCGAGTGACGCGGCGCTGGCGGCTGCCGCTGCGCTTCCGGGTGCTGCCGGTTCGACTCTTGGGACGTTGCTCGCTCCGCTGAGGCTCGGTGGTGATCCGGCGGAGGTGTGGCGGCGGATGAGTGTCGAGCCAGGGCTGGCACCGCTGGGGCGCTCGCTGTTGCGGGCCCATGAGTCGGGCTCGTCGGTCGCTGCGGTGATCGACCGGCTCGCGGACGAGCTGGCCCGCGAGGCCCGGGGAGACGTCGAGGACCAGGCGCGTCGTGTGGGGGTGAAGGCCGCCGTACCGCTCGGTGTGTGCCTGCTCCCCGCGTTCCTCCTCCTCGGGATCGTGCCGGTCGTCGGTGGACTGATCGGCTCACTCGGGCTCTGA
- a CDS encoding DUF4244 domain-containing protein yields MKRITERGITTAEYAVGTAAGAGLAGLLFKMLTGGFGDELLQKLYNHVLSLLGL; encoded by the coding sequence ATGAAGAGGATCACCGAACGCGGCATCACCACGGCGGAGTATGCCGTCGGGACGGCCGCAGGAGCCGGCCTGGCGGGGCTGCTGTTCAAGATGCTGACAGGCGGCTTCGGTGACGAGCTGCTGCAGAAGCTCTACAACCACGTGCTGTCGCTGCTGGGGCTGTGA
- a CDS encoding TadE family type IV pilus minor pilin, which yields MRGVRGAATAELVVALPVLVALTIAMAWFVSLGLAQVRVVDAARETARALARGDDRAAAVARGRDVGPDGTTLSVSGGSDVRVTASARVSGPGGVLRLVAITLHATAVAAHEE from the coding sequence ATGCGAGGGGTGAGGGGAGCGGCCACCGCCGAGCTGGTGGTGGCCCTTCCCGTCCTCGTCGCGCTCACGATCGCGATGGCGTGGTTCGTCTCGCTGGGGCTGGCGCAGGTGCGCGTGGTCGATGCGGCGCGGGAGACGGCCCGTGCCCTCGCCCGCGGTGACGACCGCGCCGCCGCCGTCGCTCGCGGCCGCGACGTCGGACCGGACGGCACGACACTCTCCGTCTCCGGGGGATCCGACGTGCGGGTGACGGCCAGTGCCCGGGTCAGTGGGCCCGGAGGTGTGCTCCGCCTCGTCGCCATCACCCTGCACGCCACCGCGGTCGCCGCCCATGAGGAGTAG
- a CDS encoding Rv3654c family TadE-like protein codes for MPMVVACVGVLTLLGAACAVCAALVVDHRRAQSAADLAALAGAHALSRGEDACAVAAGLASANGSRLLTCAVSATDVRISVEVAGPHWLGQYADVAAVSRAGWT; via the coding sequence GTGCCGATGGTGGTGGCCTGCGTCGGCGTACTGACCCTGCTCGGGGCGGCCTGTGCGGTCTGTGCGGCCCTCGTGGTGGACCATCGTCGGGCCCAGTCGGCCGCCGACCTCGCGGCGCTCGCCGGCGCTCACGCCCTGAGCAGGGGAGAGGACGCCTGTGCTGTGGCGGCCGGGCTCGCGTCAGCCAACGGCTCCCGGCTCCTCACCTGCGCCGTGTCGGCGACGGACGTGCGGATCAGCGTCGAGGTCGCCGGGCCGCACTGGCTCGGGCAGTACGCCGACGTCGCGGCCGTGTCACGTGCCGGGTGGACCTGA
- a CDS encoding DEAD/DEAH box helicase: MSSVAELVNRLSTAPGREGRLTHLEHLPPREADVVDWPGWASPTVIEAFRARGIERPWRHQVVAADAAVSGAHVALSTGTASGKSLAYQLPALSRILEARGERGQRGATVLYIAPTKALAQDQLARVEALGVDVRVTTHDGDASREQREWTRAFGEYVLTNPDMLHRSMLPGHTRWASFWRSLSYVVIDECHHYRGVFGAHVAHVLRRLRRVAASYGASPTFILASATVAEPEVTGRRLTGLDVVPVTRDGSPRGRLTLGLWQPPLTAFAGENGAPLRRAASSETADLLTDLVVSGVRTLAFVRSRVGVEQVALTAQQHLAEVDPALPSRVAAYRGGYLPEERREIEQAIRSGALWGVAATNALELGIDVTGLDAVLIAGYPGTRAALWQQVGRAGRGAQDALGILVARDDPLDTYLVTHPEALLGQPVEATVFDPSNPYVLGPHLCAAAQELPITTVDFELFGSTTPDVLAQLTAAGVLRHRPRGWFWTDHRRAADLVDIRGTDGGNVQLIEGSSGRVVGTVDIGRAHSTAHTGAVYVHMGETWVVSSLDLGDRVAVMEQASPPYSTTAREVTEISIVAEREHQGWSDCRLSWGDVDVSHQVVSFLKRRVPSGEIIGEEPLDLPVRTLRTSAVWWTVPEGVLEAAGLEQADLPGSAHAAEHCSIGLLPLFATCDRWDIGGVSTAVHPDTGQLTVFVYDGQPGGAGFAERGFRAAREWLGATLETIEACECDEGCPSCIQSPKCGNGNNPLDKAGAARLLRALLSAY, translated from the coding sequence GTGAGTTCAGTGGCAGAGCTGGTGAACCGGCTCAGCACTGCGCCCGGTCGCGAGGGCCGGCTCACCCATCTGGAGCATCTGCCCCCTCGCGAGGCCGATGTCGTCGACTGGCCCGGGTGGGCCTCGCCCACCGTCATCGAGGCCTTCCGGGCGCGAGGGATCGAGCGACCGTGGCGTCATCAGGTCGTCGCCGCGGACGCTGCGGTCTCGGGTGCCCACGTCGCGCTCTCCACCGGTACGGCGTCGGGCAAATCGCTCGCCTACCAGTTGCCTGCCCTCAGCCGGATCCTCGAGGCCCGGGGCGAGCGCGGCCAACGGGGTGCGACGGTCCTCTACATCGCACCGACGAAGGCACTCGCGCAGGACCAGCTCGCCCGTGTCGAGGCACTCGGGGTCGACGTACGGGTGACGACGCATGACGGGGACGCGTCGCGTGAGCAGCGCGAGTGGACGCGGGCCTTCGGGGAGTACGTGCTGACCAATCCCGACATGCTCCACCGCTCGATGCTGCCGGGACACACGCGGTGGGCGTCCTTCTGGCGTTCGCTCAGTTATGTGGTGATCGACGAGTGCCACCACTACCGCGGTGTCTTCGGTGCCCACGTCGCCCACGTGCTGCGCCGGCTGAGGCGGGTCGCCGCGTCGTACGGTGCCTCGCCGACCTTCATCCTGGCGTCCGCGACGGTGGCCGAGCCCGAGGTGACGGGCCGACGCCTGACCGGCCTCGACGTCGTCCCGGTGACCCGTGACGGATCGCCGCGAGGCCGGTTGACGCTCGGACTGTGGCAGCCACCGCTGACGGCGTTCGCCGGCGAGAACGGTGCGCCGCTGCGACGGGCAGCCTCCTCCGAGACGGCCGACCTGCTGACCGACCTCGTGGTCTCCGGCGTGCGCACGTTGGCCTTCGTGCGTTCGCGGGTCGGGGTCGAGCAGGTCGCACTGACGGCACAACAGCACCTGGCGGAGGTCGACCCGGCCCTGCCCTCGCGGGTCGCGGCCTATCGCGGCGGCTACCTGCCGGAGGAGCGACGCGAGATCGAGCAGGCGATCCGGTCGGGTGCGCTGTGGGGCGTGGCTGCGACCAACGCCCTCGAGCTGGGCATCGACGTGACCGGCCTGGACGCCGTGCTCATCGCGGGCTATCCCGGCACGCGCGCGGCGCTGTGGCAACAGGTCGGCCGCGCCGGGCGGGGAGCGCAGGACGCGCTCGGCATCCTCGTCGCGCGGGACGACCCACTCGACACCTACCTCGTCACCCACCCCGAGGCGCTGCTGGGACAGCCGGTCGAGGCGACCGTCTTCGATCCCTCGAATCCCTATGTCCTCGGACCACACCTGTGTGCGGCGGCGCAGGAGCTGCCGATCACGACGGTGGACTTCGAGCTCTTCGGGTCGACGACCCCCGATGTGCTCGCGCAACTCACGGCGGCAGGAGTGCTGCGGCACCGGCCCCGCGGCTGGTTCTGGACCGACCACCGCCGCGCCGCGGACCTGGTCGACATCCGCGGCACCGACGGGGGCAACGTCCAGCTCATCGAGGGCTCGTCGGGTCGCGTCGTGGGGACGGTCGACATCGGCCGGGCGCACTCGACCGCCCACACGGGCGCCGTCTACGTGCACATGGGAGAGACGTGGGTGGTCTCGTCCCTGGACCTCGGAGATCGGGTCGCGGTGATGGAGCAGGCGTCGCCGCCGTACTCCACCACGGCACGCGAGGTCACCGAGATCAGCATCGTCGCCGAGCGCGAGCACCAGGGATGGAGCGACTGTCGGCTGTCGTGGGGCGACGTCGACGTGTCGCACCAGGTCGTCTCCTTCCTGAAGCGACGGGTGCCGAGCGGCGAGATCATCGGCGAGGAACCGCTGGACCTGCCGGTGCGGACGCTGCGGACATCCGCGGTGTGGTGGACGGTGCCGGAGGGCGTGCTGGAGGCGGCCGGCCTCGAGCAGGCCGACCTGCCCGGCTCGGCGCATGCCGCCGAACACTGCTCGATCGGCCTCCTCCCGCTCTTCGCGACGTGTGACCGCTGGGACATCGGCGGCGTCTCCACCGCCGTCCATCCCGACACCGGCCAGCTCACCGTCTTCGTGTACGACGGCCAGCCCGGGGGCGCGGGCTTCGCCGAGCGCGGCTTCCGCGCCGCCCGCGAGTGGCTCGGCGCGACCCTCGAGACGATCGAGGCGTGCGAGTGTGACGAGGGCTGCCCGTCCTGCATCCAGTCCCCCAAGTGCGGCAACGGCAACAACCCGCTCGACAAAGCCGGGGCCGCTCGACTGCTGCGCGCGCTGCTCTCCGCCTACTAG
- a CDS encoding STAS domain-containing protein — MDLSLSTSELSGATVVAVGGEIDVYTAPRLRDKLTELVDGGAYRLVVDLEAVDFLDSTGLGVLVGGLKKVRAHDGSLKIVCTNERLLKIFRITGLSKVFDIVPTPAAAV, encoded by the coding sequence GTGGATCTCAGTCTCTCGACCTCCGAACTCTCCGGAGCCACCGTGGTGGCCGTCGGCGGTGAGATCGACGTCTACACGGCACCGCGCCTGCGCGACAAGCTGACTGAGCTCGTCGACGGCGGTGCCTACCGTCTGGTCGTCGATCTCGAGGCCGTCGACTTCCTCGACTCGACCGGTCTGGGCGTGCTCGTCGGCGGGCTCAAGAAGGTCCGCGCGCACGACGGAAGCCTCAAGATCGTCTGCACCAACGAGCGACTGCTGAAGATCTTCCGCATCACCGGGCTGTCGAAGGTCTTCGACATCGTCCCCACGCCGGCCGCCGCGGTCTGA
- a CDS encoding methyltransferase, producing MSDLPRRLRDALLDAGFTYDAVAEQLGPQAHAALGRNETVPGRQRTQGRSPLETLIRLFLLQVPVDLSAAEAALPGLVDELATNGLVEQSIGEVAARMDVRPYATDDQHLWVVSDLTPGLDGAPQNVGANYVLGISPASTSLAQLTIRHEVGRSLDLGTGCGVQALHLAQHSGTVVATDVNTRALWMTSFNAELNEVADRVDVRNGSFFEPVAGETFDLVATNPPFVISPATGERLVYRDSGLPGDRVVEDIVRAAPDLLNEGGWCQILANWVISKDRPWDERLATWLTDETDSLIVQREILEPSAYVELWLKDAGHHPANGGSLTDYLFRYDTWLTWMENQGIEGIGFGWINLHRTGAGNAKRELLEWPYDVEQPIAPAIAAWGEAVRADVTLDSRLVAPDDLVQETVGAPGAEDPGAILLRQQRGLRRAHQADTVTAALVGACDGDLSLGQILDAVSSLLERDVAGTRETYLQVARDLVDQGFLTVA from the coding sequence GTGTCAGACCTTCCCCGCCGCCTCCGTGACGCGCTGCTCGACGCCGGATTCACCTACGACGCCGTCGCCGAGCAGCTCGGGCCACAGGCCCACGCGGCGCTCGGTCGCAACGAGACGGTGCCGGGGCGCCAGCGCACGCAGGGCCGGAGCCCGCTCGAGACGCTGATCCGGCTCTTCCTGCTGCAGGTGCCGGTCGACCTGAGCGCGGCCGAGGCCGCACTGCCGGGGCTCGTCGACGAGCTCGCCACGAACGGTCTCGTCGAGCAGTCGATCGGCGAGGTCGCCGCGCGCATGGACGTGCGGCCGTACGCGACCGATGACCAACATCTCTGGGTCGTCTCCGACCTCACCCCCGGCCTCGACGGAGCCCCTCAGAACGTCGGTGCCAACTACGTCCTCGGCATCAGTCCGGCCTCGACCTCACTGGCCCAGCTGACCATCCGCCACGAGGTCGGCCGCAGCCTCGACCTCGGCACCGGCTGTGGGGTCCAGGCCCTTCACCTGGCGCAGCACTCGGGCACCGTGGTCGCGACGGACGTCAATACGCGCGCCCTCTGGATGACCTCCTTCAACGCCGAGCTCAACGAGGTCGCGGACCGGGTCGACGTACGCAACGGGTCGTTCTTCGAGCCGGTGGCGGGCGAGACCTTCGACCTGGTGGCCACCAACCCGCCGTTCGTCATCTCGCCCGCCACCGGTGAGCGACTCGTCTACCGCGACTCCGGCCTGCCCGGCGACCGTGTCGTCGAGGACATCGTCCGCGCGGCACCCGACCTGCTCAACGAGGGCGGCTGGTGCCAGATCCTCGCCAACTGGGTGATCAGCAAGGACCGGCCGTGGGATGAGCGCCTCGCGACCTGGCTCACGGACGAGACGGACAGCCTCATCGTCCAGCGCGAGATCCTCGAGCCGTCGGCGTACGTCGAGCTCTGGCTCAAGGACGCCGGCCACCACCCCGCCAACGGCGGGTCACTCACCGACTACCTCTTCCGCTACGACACCTGGCTGACCTGGATGGAGAACCAGGGCATCGAGGGCATCGGCTTCGGCTGGATCAACCTGCACCGGACCGGTGCCGGCAATGCGAAGCGCGAGCTGCTCGAGTGGCCGTACGACGTCGAGCAGCCGATCGCGCCGGCCATCGCCGCGTGGGGCGAGGCCGTCCGGGCCGACGTCACGCTGGACTCCCGGCTGGTCGCACCCGACGACCTCGTCCAGGAGACCGTCGGGGCCCCGGGCGCCGAGGACCCCGGCGCGATCCTGCTGCGCCAGCAGCGCGGACTCCGCCGCGCCCACCAGGCCGACACCGTGACGGCCGCCCTGGTCGGCGCCTGCGACGGCGATCTCTCCCTCGGCCAGATCCTCGACGCGGTCAGCTCACTCCTGGAGCGCGACGTCGCCGGGACCCGGGAGACCTATCTCCAGGTCGCCCGGGACCTCGTCGACCAGGGCTTCCTCACCGTCGCCTGA
- the topA gene encoding type I DNA topoisomerase, with product MAHKLVIVESPAKARTIGGYLGDGFVVESSIGHIRDLPQSAADTPAKIKDKPWGRLGVDTENGFEPYYVVPRDKKSHITKLKGLLKDADELYLATDEDREGEAIAWHLLDELKPKNIPVKRMVFHEITKSAIQEAAANTREINNDLVEAQETRRILDRLYGYEVSPVLWRKVMSGLSAGRVQSVATRLVVDRERSRMSFKVASYWDLEGTFDAGSKAEQGTRMFPAKLHSIDDKRVAGGSHFNHDGQLTGNVVHLDRRRAEALVTALADTSFEVRSVESKPYRRSPYAPFRTTTLQQEASRKLGMSSSVTMSVAQRLYENGFITYMRTDSTSLSDTAITAARRQVQELYGADYLPDAPRVYASKVKNAQEAHEAIRPSGDTFRTPAQTGLTGDQFRLYELIWMRTVASQMKDAVGNTVSIRLGGPASTGEDVVFGTSGRVITFHGFLKAYVEGTDSADSEKDDAETRLPNLTQGDAVSAASLSANGHETKPPARYTEATLIKELEEREIGRPSTYASIISTIINRGYVFKKGTALVPAWIAFSATRLLEEYFDRFIDYDFTASMERVLDEIANGNATRESELGEFYFGSDRQGGLKPLVDGLGDIDARENATFPIGGEESGIQLRVGKFGPYLEGPDDDGTPLGKRANVPDDLPPDELTVDKAKELLANPTGVDIELGNHPESGLPIVAKAGRYGPYVTEVLPEDAPKSAKPRTASLFKNQTLESITLDDAVKLLTLPRIVGVAEDGEEITAQNGRYGPYLKKGSDSRTLASEEQLLTITLPEALAIYAQPKARGRAAAAAPLKEFGNDPVSGQPIVAKSGRFGDYVTDGEYNATLRKDDDLATMTLERAAELLAERRAKGPAKKAAKKGAKKTATKKTAAKKSTAKKTTAKKAASKKA from the coding sequence GTGGCACACAAGTTGGTGATCGTCGAGTCCCCGGCGAAAGCACGCACGATCGGCGGCTATCTCGGGGACGGCTTCGTCGTGGAGTCGTCGATCGGCCACATCCGCGACCTCCCGCAGTCGGCCGCGGATACCCCGGCGAAGATCAAGGACAAGCCGTGGGGCCGCCTCGGCGTCGACACGGAGAACGGCTTCGAGCCCTACTACGTCGTCCCCCGGGACAAGAAGAGCCACATCACCAAGCTCAAGGGCCTGCTGAAGGACGCCGACGAGCTCTACCTCGCCACCGATGAGGACCGCGAGGGTGAGGCCATCGCGTGGCACCTCCTCGACGAGCTCAAGCCGAAGAACATCCCCGTGAAGCGGATGGTCTTCCACGAGATCACGAAGTCGGCGATCCAGGAGGCCGCGGCCAACACCCGGGAGATCAACAACGACCTCGTCGAGGCGCAGGAGACGCGACGCATCCTCGACCGCCTCTACGGCTATGAGGTCAGCCCGGTCCTGTGGCGCAAGGTCATGTCCGGCCTCAGCGCCGGTCGCGTGCAGTCCGTGGCCACGCGACTCGTCGTCGACCGCGAGCGGTCGCGGATGTCCTTCAAGGTCGCCTCCTACTGGGACCTCGAGGGCACCTTCGACGCCGGCAGCAAGGCCGAGCAGGGCACCCGGATGTTCCCGGCCAAGCTGCACTCGATCGACGACAAGCGCGTCGCCGGCGGCTCCCACTTCAACCATGACGGCCAGCTCACCGGCAACGTCGTTCACCTCGATCGTCGTCGTGCCGAGGCCCTCGTCACCGCCCTCGCAGACACCAGCTTCGAGGTCCGCTCGGTCGAGTCGAAGCCCTACCGCCGCAGTCCGTATGCGCCGTTCCGCACCACCACCCTCCAGCAGGAGGCGAGCCGCAAGCTCGGCATGAGCAGCTCGGTGACGATGTCCGTCGCCCAGCGGCTCTACGAGAACGGCTTCATCACCTACATGCGTACGGACTCCACGAGTCTGTCGGACACCGCGATCACCGCCGCACGCCGCCAGGTTCAGGAGCTGTACGGCGCCGACTACCTGCCCGACGCCCCGCGGGTCTACGCGTCCAAGGTCAAGAACGCCCAGGAGGCGCACGAGGCCATCCGCCCGTCGGGCGACACCTTCCGCACCCCTGCACAGACCGGCCTGACCGGCGACCAGTTCCGCCTCTACGAGCTGATCTGGATGCGCACCGTCGCCTCCCAGATGAAGGACGCCGTCGGCAACACGGTCTCGATCCGCCTCGGCGGCCCGGCGAGCACCGGCGAGGATGTCGTCTTCGGCACCTCGGGCCGTGTCATCACCTTCCACGGCTTCCTCAAGGCGTACGTCGAGGGCACGGACTCCGCCGACTCCGAGAAGGACGACGCCGAGACCCGGCTGCCGAACCTCACCCAGGGCGACGCCGTGAGCGCGGCGAGCCTGAGCGCCAACGGCCACGAGACGAAGCCTCCGGCGCGCTACACCGAGGCGACCCTGATCAAGGAGCTCGAGGAGCGCGAGATCGGTCGCCCGTCGACGTACGCCTCGATCATCAGCACCATCATCAACCGCGGCTACGTCTTCAAGAAGGGCACCGCGTTGGTGCCCGCCTGGATCGCCTTCTCGGCGACCCGGCTGCTCGAGGAGTACTTCGACCGGTTCATCGACTACGACTTCACCGCGAGCATGGAGCGGGTCCTCGACGAGATCGCGAACGGCAACGCGACCCGTGAGAGCGAGCTCGGCGAGTTCTACTTCGGCTCCGACCGCCAGGGCGGCCTGAAGCCGCTGGTCGACGGCCTCGGCGACATCGACGCCCGCGAGAACGCCACGTTCCCGATCGGTGGCGAGGAGTCGGGCATCCAGCTGCGCGTCGGCAAGTTCGGCCCCTACCTCGAGGGCCCGGACGACGACGGCACGCCGCTCGGCAAGCGCGCCAACGTGCCCGACGACCTGCCGCCCGACGAGCTGACGGTCGACAAGGCCAAGGAGCTCCTGGCCAACCCGACCGGCGTCGACATCGAGCTCGGCAACCACCCCGAGTCCGGCCTGCCGATCGTCGCGAAGGCCGGCCGCTACGGCCCTTACGTCACCGAGGTGCTCCCCGAGGACGCGCCCAAGAGCGCCAAGCCGCGGACCGCCAGCCTCTTCAAGAACCAGACGCTCGAGTCGATCACCCTCGACGACGCGGTCAAGCTGCTGACCCTGCCCCGCATCGTCGGCGTGGCCGAGGACGGCGAGGAGATCACCGCGCAGAACGGCCGCTACGGGCCCTACCTCAAGAAGGGCTCGGACTCCCGCACGTTGGCGTCGGAGGAGCAGCTCCTCACCATCACGCTGCCGGAGGCCCTGGCGATCTACGCCCAGCCGAAGGCCCGCGGGCGTGCCGCTGCTGCCGCGCCGCTCAAGGAGTTCGGCAACGACCCCGTCTCCGGTCAGCCGATCGTCGCGAAGTCCGGCCGCTTCGGCGACTACGTCACCGACGGTGAGTACAACGCCACCCTCCGCAAGGACGACGACCTCGCCACCATGACGCTCGAGCGCGCGGCCGAGCTGCTCGCCGAGCGGCGGGCCAAGGGTCCGGCGAAGAAGGCTGCCAAGAAGGGCGCCAAGAAGACGGCCACCAAGAAGACGGCTGCGAAGAAGAGCACCGCCAAGAAGACGACGGCCAAGAAGGCCGCCTCCAAGAAGGCATGA
- a CDS encoding alpha/beta fold hydrolase — translation MSTPASQPSATVLTRSEGTSWTLMTWRAADASAPLLFLHPAMGMPATYYHRFGEQAAKAGFHVALTELRGHEAEGGRIPSHRYDFGYQDMVDDLSVAMDEAQRQFPDVPVVLLGHSMGGQVGTAYVASHPGRVAGLILIGAGTPYWKAFGRWMLGGAPLAVLMGQVLGHFPGERFKFAGRESKGLIRDWAKLALTNRLTGATRAQLDASSLPVLAFTIAGDSLAPDESVQGLVAQLPAAEVDWQHLDIEGIDHFKWARRPDSVLPQITAWAGALVGDPA, via the coding sequence ATGAGTACGCCGGCTTCCCAGCCTTCAGCGACCGTCCTCACCCGATCCGAGGGCACCAGCTGGACGCTCATGACGTGGCGCGCCGCGGACGCGTCAGCACCGCTGCTCTTCCTCCACCCGGCGATGGGCATGCCGGCGACGTACTACCACCGCTTCGGTGAGCAGGCGGCGAAGGCCGGCTTCCACGTCGCCCTCACCGAGCTCCGCGGCCATGAGGCCGAAGGTGGCCGGATCCCCAGCCACCGCTACGACTTCGGCTACCAGGACATGGTCGACGACCTGTCGGTGGCGATGGACGAGGCGCAGCGCCAGTTCCCGGACGTGCCTGTGGTGCTGCTCGGCCACTCGATGGGCGGGCAGGTCGGCACCGCGTATGTCGCCTCGCACCCGGGGCGGGTCGCCGGCCTCATCCTGATCGGGGCCGGGACACCGTACTGGAAGGCCTTCGGCCGGTGGATGCTCGGCGGCGCCCCGCTCGCCGTGCTGATGGGACAGGTGCTCGGTCACTTCCCGGGCGAGCGGTTCAAGTTCGCCGGGCGCGAGTCCAAGGGGTTGATCCGTGACTGGGCGAAGCTCGCCCTGACCAACCGGCTGACCGGTGCCACGCGCGCACAGCTCGACGCTTCCTCGCTTCCGGTGCTGGCCTTCACCATCGCCGGCGACAGCCTGGCCCCGGACGAGTCGGTGCAGGGGCTCGTCGCCCAACTGCCCGCCGCTGAGGTCGACTGGCAGCACCTCGACATCGAGGGCATCGACCACTTCAAGTGGGCCCGTCGCCCCGACTCCGTGCTGCCACAGATCACCGCCTGGGCCGGCGCCCTCGTCGGCGACCCCGCGTAG
- the tmk gene encoding dTMP kinase, which translates to MASPGVYTETGVFVCFEGGEGSGKSTQSTLLAEALIGLGFTPLLTREPGGTPVGQTIREIVLSPSTGALADKTEALLYAADKAEHIETLVLPALQRGEVVIMDRYVDSTLAYQGAGRTLPVDEVEQVARWATGDLRPHLTVVLDLEPSAGLDRFEGRDRIEGESLEFHQRVREAFVAMASASPEHYVVIDARAPIDEIHREILARVMPLLTQAVHS; encoded by the coding sequence ATGGCTTCTCCCGGCGTCTACACCGAGACGGGCGTCTTCGTCTGTTTCGAGGGCGGCGAGGGGTCCGGGAAGTCGACCCAGTCGACGCTGCTGGCCGAGGCGCTGATCGGGCTGGGCTTCACGCCGCTCCTGACCCGCGAGCCGGGCGGGACGCCGGTCGGCCAGACGATCCGTGAGATCGTCCTCTCGCCCTCCACCGGGGCGCTGGCCGACAAGACCGAGGCCCTCCTCTACGCCGCCGACAAGGCCGAGCACATCGAGACCCTCGTCCTCCCCGCCCTGCAGCGCGGCGAGGTCGTCATCATGGACAGGTACGTCGACAGCACCCTCGCCTACCAGGGCGCAGGTCGCACGCTGCCGGTCGACGAGGTCGAGCAGGTGGCCCGCTGGGCCACCGGAGACCTCCGCCCGCATCTCACGGTCGTGCTCGACCTCGAGCCGTCCGCCGGACTGGACCGGTTCGAGGGCCGCGACCGGATCGAGGGCGAGTCGCTGGAGTTCCACCAGCGGGTCCGCGAGGCCTTCGTCGCGATGGCGTCGGCGTCACCGGAGCACTACGTCGTGATCGACGCCCGCGCACCGATCGACGAGATCCACCGCGAGATCCTCGCCCGCGTCATGCCCCTCCTGACCCAGGCGGTCCACAGCTGA